From the Harpia harpyja isolate bHarHar1 chromosome 16, bHarHar1 primary haplotype, whole genome shotgun sequence genome, one window contains:
- the MED19 gene encoding mediator of RNA polymerase II transcription subunit 19 — protein MENFSALFGGAEPPPAAAAAAALGFGPAKAPGAGAAPPPAAAAAPPPGEDAARKAAAGPFYLLRELPGTTELTGSTNLITHYNLEHAYNKFCGKKVKEKLSNFLPDLPGMIDLPGSHDNSSLRSLIEKPPICGSSFTPLTGTMLTGFRLHAGPLPEQCRLMHIQPPKKKNKHKHKQSRTQDPVPPETPSDSDHKKKKKKKEEDPERKRKKKEKKKKKNRHSPEHPGVGSSQASSSSSLR, from the exons ATGGAGAACTTCTCGGCGCTGTTCGGCGGGGCcgagccgccgcccgccgccgccgccgccgccgccctgggcTTCGGGCCCGCCAAGGCGCCgggcgccggggccgcgccgccccccgccgccgccgccgcgccgccgccgggcgagGACGCGGCCCGCAAGGCCGCCGCCGGCCCCTTCTACCTGCTTCGGGAGCTGCCAG GCACCACGGAGCTGACGGGCAGCACCAACCTGATCACGCACTACAACCTGGAGCACGCCTACAACAAGTTCTGCGGCAAGAAGGTGAAGGAGAAGCTCAGCAACTTCCTCCCCGACCTGCCCGGCATGATCGACCTGCCCGGCTCCCACGACAACAGCAGCCTGCGCTCCCTCATCGAGAAGCCCCCCATCTGCGGCAGCTCCTTCACCCCCCTCACCGGCACCATGCTGACGGGCTTCCGCCTCCATGCTGGCCCG ctgcccGAGCAGTGCCGGCTGATGCACATCCAGCCGCCCAAGAAGAAGAACAAGCACAAGCACAAGCAGAGCCGCACCCAGGATCCTGTCCCCCCAG AAACCCCCTCGGACTCCGaccacaagaagaaaaagaagaaaaaagaggaggatcCAGAacggaagaggaaaaagaaagagaagaagaaaaagaag AACCGGCACAGCCCGGAGCACCCGGGGGTGGgcagctcccaggccagcagcagcagcagcttgcgGTGA